The window CTCTGTTTCAAACAACAATAGTCTGTTTGCTTTTCTTTCAGACCTCAATTAAGCGATGCCAGGGATTCCACCAGCTGCTGCTCCATGCTGTGTAGGAAGAGAACCATAATACAGGAAGTTCCTCTCCTTTAATAACAACACACCGACCGTCTCCTAGCATGTTGCTTCCATGCAGAGCAGGCGCCCTGCCGGAGCCttccccctctgcctctctctctctcagcctgaggAGGATCCAGGTTCGATGGGCCTTgtacctcttcctctccctggccCTCCTCTGGTTCCCGTCTGGGGCGGTAGCCTCAACCCTCAACTGCCACAAGACCTGCATCTGTGCCAGTAATATCGTGAGCTGTTCCAAGATGAACCTGACCACGGTGCCCACTGGCCTGCCTCTCTACACGGCCGTCCTGGACCTCAGCTACAACGACGTCTCCCGGCTGAGGGCTGAGTGGACCATGGTGAAACTCACCAAACTCCACAACCTCCTACTCAGTCACAACGGCCttcacttcctctcctctgagGCCTTCGTCTACGTCAAACACCTGCGCTACCTGGACCTGTCCTCCAACAACCTGCGACAGCTGGACGAGTTCATCTTTGAGCCGCTGGGGCAGCTGGAggtgaaagacagagggagagagagagagagagagagagagagagagagaggggggggggggggggagagattagagagagagagagagagagagagagagagagagagagagagagaaggagggattaGAGACAGATTgagaaagagatagacagagagagaaggagattgagagaaacagagagattttTAAAAACGATTTGCACATAATTATAACACTGTACGTAGACATAATATGGCATTTGAAATGTgtctattcctttgaaacttgtgagtgtaatgtttactgttaatttctccATATTCCCAGGTGCTGTTGCTGTACAACAATCGTATATCTCAGATTGACCACTCAGCCTTCCAGGGTCTCCACAGCCTGCAGAAACTCTACCTGTCCCAGAACATGATCTCACGCTTCCCCCTGGAACTGGTCAAAGACAAGACCCGCCTGGAGAAACTCAGCCTGATGGACATCTCCTCCAACAGGATCAAGGTATAagacagtgtgtgcgtgtgtgtgtgtgtgtgtgtgtgtgtgtgtgtgtgtgtgtgtgtgtgtgtgtgtgtgtgtgtgtgtgtgtgtgtgtgtgtgtgtgtgtgtgtgtgtgtgtgtgtgtgtgtgtgtgtgtgtgtgtgtgtgtgtgtgtgtgtgtgtgtgtgtttgtgtgtgtgtgtgtgtctataatgtttttttttatacctttactGTGTTTACGTGACCTAACCGTGATGTTGACCTTGCAGACATACTGCAGTGCTTGTTACTACAGCACTTTTATGACTTTAGGATGTTATTCCTGTTATGACTTTAGGATGTTATTCCTGTTATGACTTTAGGATGTTATTCCTGTTATGACTTTAGGATGTTATTCCTGTTATGACTTTAGGATGTTATTCCTGTTATGACTTTAGGATGTTATTCCTGTTATGACTTTAGGATGTTATTCCTGGTTTGACTTTAGGATGTTATTCCTGTTATGACTTTAGGATGTTATTCCTGTTATGACTTTAGGATGTTATTCCTGTTATGACTTTAGGATGTTATTCCTGTTATGACTTTAGGATGTTATTCCTGTTATGACTTTAGGATGTTATTCCTGGTTTGACTTTAGGATGTTATTCCTGGTTTGACTTTAGGATGTTATTCCTGTTATGACTTTAGGATGTTATTCCTGTTATGACTTTAGGATGTTATTCCTGTTATGACTTTAGGATGTTATTCCTGGTTTGACTTTAGGATGTTATTCCTGTTATGACTTTAGGATGTTATTCCTGTTATGACTTTAGGATGTTATTCCTGTTATGACTTTAGGATGTTATTCCTGTTATGACTTTAGGATGTTATTCCTGTTATGACTTTAGGATGTTATTCCTGGTTTGACTTTAGGATGTTATTCCTGTTATGACTTTAGGATGTTATTCCTGTTATGACTTTAGGATGTTATTCCTGTTATGACTTTAGGATGTTATTCCTGTTATGACTTTAGGATGTTATTCCTGTTATGACTTTAGGATGTTATTCCTGTTATGACTTTAGGATGTTATTCCTGGTTTGACTTTAGGATGTTATTCCTGGTATGACTTTAGGATGTTATTCCTGGTTTGACTTTAGGTTAGGATTCTATGTTTGTGCCTGTGAGGTGTGAAACACCTTGAGATTTACCTGAATTCTAAAGTGTGCTGTgcaaataaaatatattattatCATTAGATCCCCCATGCATTAAACATGTAACTGTTTTTCATAATGTCTGTGTTATTATTATGATTGTTTCTCATAATGTCTGTTTTATTAGGTACCCCCCATCAAGGAGCTGCAGGTGCTGCCTGCCTGGATAAAGAACGGCCTCTACTTCCACAACAACCCTCTGATCTGTGACTGTAGCCTATATAGTCTCCTGGCCCACTGGCACATCCTCCGGCTCAACTCAGCCCTGGACTTTAAAGATGAGTACAGCTGCTATCTCCCCGGGTCCCAGAAAAGCAGGGTGGGGGTCTTCGACCTCAACAGAGACTACATGAACTGTAGTACGTTCTACGAGGCGGACGAGGAAGCTTGGCTGGAACAGACGCTGATCTTGCGCTGTGATACTAAACACAGAGATCTGTCTAAGACCTGGGTGATGCCTGGTGATGTAGTGGTGACGGAAGGCCTTAACCAGACAGCCAAGGTGCTTCCTGACGGTAGTCTCCAGATCGGCCCGGTGAAGTCGGACGACTCGGGGACGTACACATGCTACGCTGTGAGCGAAGCCCTCAACGAGACGATCTACGTGCTGCTCAAGGTGTTTACTGTTCTGTAATGTGTTCGCTGTGTGTTGTGATGTTGTGTGTACAGTAATCCTGTGAGTAAGAAAcagtgaaccctttggaattacctggatttcctCATATATTGGTCattaaatttgatctgatcttcatctaagccACAACAATAAGACAAACACAGTTTgctttaaactaataacacactaattattgtatttttcttgtctatgttgaatacatcattcaaacattcaccagtgtaggttggaaaaaagtATGTGAGctcccctaggctaatgacttctccaaaagctaattggagtcaggagtcagctaacctggagtccaatcaatgagacgagattggagatgttggttagagctaccctgccctataaaaaacactcacaaaatgtgagtttgctgttcacaagaagcattgcctgatgtgaaccatgccttgaaaaaaagagatctcagaagacctaagattaataattgttgacttgcatgaagctggaaaggtttacaaaagtatctctaaaagacagtccacggtaagacaaattgtctataaatgtagaaagttcagcactgttgctactctccctaggtgTGGCAATccgcaaagatgactgcaagagaaCAGCGctgaatgctcaatgaggttaagaagaaatCTAGTGTCagctgaagacttacagaaatctctggaacatgctaacatctctgttgacgagtctacgatatgtaaaacactaaacaataacGGTGTTCAAGGAGGACATCATGGAAGAAGCCTCTGCTGTCCAAAAAtaacattgctgcatgtctgaagtgCACCTGGATGCACctgcaaaatattctgtggacagatgaaactacaggtGAGTTGTTTGCAAGGAACACACAGCACacaaaggcacagcacaccaacatcaaaacctcatcccaactgtaaagtctggtggagggagcatcatggtttggagctgctttgctgcctcagggcctgggcagcttgctatcatcgacggaaaaatgaattcccaagtttatcaagacattgtgcaggagaatgtaaggctaatCTGTCCgtcaattgaagctcaacagaagttaggtgatgcaacaggacaacgacccaaaacacagaagtaaatcaacaacagaatggcttcaacagaagaaaatacaccttctggagtggcccagtcagtcatAATCTCAACCCGATtaagatgctgtggcatgacctcaagagagcagttcacaccagacatcccaagaatagtGCTGATCTGAAACATTTTTGTAAAAAgtaatggtccaaaattcctcctgaccgttgtgcaggtctgatccacaactacagaaaacgattggttgaggttattgctgccaaaggagggtcaaccagttattaaatccaagggttcacatacttttcccaccctgcactgtgaatgtttacatggtgtgttcaataaagacatgaaaacgtatatttgtctgtgtgttattagtttaagcagactgtgattgtctgttgttgtgacctagatgacgatcagatcaaattttatgaccaatttgtgcagaaatccaggtaattttaaagggttcacatactttttcttgccactgtaaattcaattaaattcaaatctATTCTATACAATTCAATTTAGAGCGTCTGCAAAATCTAAAATGAATTAAACTTAATTTCTATCAATTCCCAAAGGTGCATAACTTCACGGAGAAGGGAAATGGCGAGAACCTGAGTACGGCCTACACCACCCTGGTGGGCTGCGTGACCAGTTTGGTCCTAGTGTTCATCTACCTGTACCTGACCCCCTGCCGATGCTTCTGCTGCCCCAAGAACAACCACCAGGActccttccactcctccatgctCAGCCAGGAAGACTTGGCCAACAACACAGACCCAAGGCACGTGGCCTTCATCGACCCCAAGGAGCTTGGGCAGAACGGGAAAGTGAACCCCAGCGATATGGGGGGGgaccagggagagatggatgaggagggaggattactggggaagggaaggaggaagaaGTCTGTGGCTGAGTCTATTAGTTTGGTCTTCTCTGACACCCCCATAGTGGTCTGAGATGGTACGGAGCGGAGAGCTCGGTGTACGCTGTGACGTGATTGGATGGATCAGTGATGTATGTGGTGTGATTGGATGAAACTGTGAATACTTCCTGGAGGTGGGAACTTGGACAGAAAGCCAATCACAGTTCCCCAAATTGACCAAACCGACCAATGAGAAGCTTCAGGGGAGTGTTAAACACATTGCCTTGGTATTAACAAGGACAATTGACAATAGTCAGGACCGTTCCAGCATTTAATTTGTAGCacttaaatatacagtacatactgtgaAAGCTTGACAGAGTAGTGTAGGAGGACACTATTCCTTCCTGTGATACAGTAATGATGGAAGAGGATATCATGTTTGGACAGTATCAGTACTCAGGAAGACATTGCCTGGTGGAGATACAGAGAATATGAGACGTGCACCATTTTAAACATTTAAAGAAAGGATATAAAATAGAAATGAACACGTTTGGGAAAATAAATTGTTCATACATATGACATAATCAAAGTCATGAACATGAGCCTTGTAGACTGACTCCTATTTCTATTTACTGATTGGAAGTAGACTAGCGGGGGCGTCTTCTGTACACGTTAGTACGTACACACGGAAGCTATACCCATAGAAATGGAATGACTTTATATTACTTCCTGACATGGGTACATTCAATATGGCCGTCAGTCCACCCATCATAGAACATTGACTTGGATAGGAATGTCTATTCcagtaattctatttctatgtataTACCCCTCCACCCCGACCGACAGgccgaccgacagacagaccgacaggccGACAGACtgaccgacagaccgacagactgACCGACAGACAGACCGATAGACAGACGTCTTCAGAGTTGGCCAAACTCTCTATTATGTTTGCTACCAGCAGGTCATGAATAATCGTTACCAGTGAGTCAT of the Oncorhynchus kisutch isolate 150728-3 linkage group LG17, Okis_V2, whole genome shotgun sequence genome contains:
- the LOC109881064 gene encoding amphoterin-induced protein 1-like; translation: MLLPCRAGALPEPSPSASLSLSLRRIQVRWALYLFLSLALLWFPSGAVASTLNCHKTCICASNIVSCSKMNLTTVPTGLPLYTAVLDLSYNDVSRLRAEWTMVKLTKLHNLLLSHNGLHFLSSEAFVYVKHLRYLDLSSNNLRQLDEFIFEPLGQLEVLLLYNNRISQIDHSAFQGLHSLQKLYLSQNMISRFPLELVKDKTRLEKLSLMDISSNRIKVPPIKELQVLPAWIKNGLYFHNNPLICDCSLYSLLAHWHILRLNSALDFKDEYSCYLPGSQKSRVGVFDLNRDYMNCSTFYEADEEAWLEQTLILRCDTKHRDLSKTWVMPGDVVVTEGLNQTAKVLPDGSLQIGPVKSDDSGTYTCYAVSEALNETIYVLLKVHNFTEKGNGENLSTAYTTLVGCVTSLVLVFIYLYLTPCRCFCCPKNNHQDSFHSSMLSQEDLANNTDPRHVAFIDPKELGQNGKVNPSDMGGDQGEMDEEGGLLGKGRRKKSVAESISLVFSDTPIVV